In a single window of the Campylobacter concisus genome:
- a CDS encoding argininosuccinate synthase domain-containing protein, with amino-acid sequence MKALALFSGGLDSMLSMKLISDQNIEVVALYMDTGFGVDEEKHEILRRRAALAGASLKVVDMRNEYLRDVLFNPKYGYGKQFNPCIDCHGYMFKTALNMLKSENANFIITGEVVGQRPMSQRRDALFQVKRLADDEDDLVLRPMCAKLLPLTKPEREGWVDREKLLDISGRDRKPQLALAKEFGFEDFATPGGGCLLTIESFAVKIKDYLNFDKEMRDIDVTWLKLGRHLRLPDGAKMIIGRDESDNNALLAHPNDKFDQVNFKESDDIVGAVSFISKNASKADKELAARLALAYTKASRENKFEVSIDSEKFSITPEDKSLAQNYFVK; translated from the coding sequence ATGAAGGCTTTAGCTTTATTTAGCGGAGGGCTTGATAGCATGCTCTCAATGAAATTAATAAGCGATCAAAATATCGAAGTGGTCGCACTTTATATGGATACTGGATTTGGCGTAGATGAAGAAAAACATGAAATTTTAAGACGCCGCGCAGCTTTGGCTGGAGCTAGTTTAAAGGTAGTTGATATGAGAAACGAGTATCTTCGTGATGTACTTTTTAACCCAAAATACGGCTATGGCAAGCAGTTTAACCCATGTATTGATTGTCACGGATATATGTTTAAAACAGCTCTTAATATGCTAAAAAGTGAAAATGCAAATTTTATCATCACAGGCGAAGTCGTAGGTCAAAGGCCGATGAGTCAGCGAAGAGACGCACTCTTTCAGGTTAAGCGTCTAGCTGATGACGAGGATGATTTGGTGCTTCGTCCGATGTGCGCTAAGCTCTTGCCACTAACTAAGCCAGAGCGCGAGGGTTGGGTCGATAGAGAGAAGCTGCTTGATATAAGCGGGCGCGATAGAAAGCCGCAGCTTGCTTTGGCAAAGGAATTTGGCTTTGAGGACTTTGCAACGCCTGGAGGTGGATGTTTGCTAACGATCGAGAGCTTTGCTGTGAAGATAAAGGATTATCTAAATTTTGATAAAGAGATGCGAGATATCGATGTAACGTGGCTAAAGCTTGGTAGGCATCTGCGCTTACCAGATGGTGCAAAAATGATAATAGGCCGTGATGAGAGTGATAATAACGCACTTTTAGCACATCCAAATGATAAATTTGATCAAGTAAATTTTAAAGAGAGTGATGACATCGTAGGAGCCGTTAGCTTCATAAGCAAAAACGCTAGTAAAGCTGACAAAGAGCTGGCCGCAAGGCTCGCATTAGCTTATACAAAAGCAAGCAGAGAAAATAAATTTGAAGTTAGCATCGATAGCGAGAAATTTAGTATCACACCTGAGGATAAATCTCTAGCTCAAAATTATTTCGTAAAATAG